One genomic window of Bradyrhizobium sp. B124 includes the following:
- a CDS encoding metalloregulator ArsR/SmtB family transcription factor, which produces MHAFDILGDPVRRRILELLATGEHSSGDVVAVVQREFGITQSAVSQQLRILRDAGFASVRADGTRRIYAVEPGRLREVDAWLDRFRAFWLPRLDALATEVARGKRKRRHQE; this is translated from the coding sequence GTGCACGCCTTCGACATCCTTGGCGATCCCGTTCGCCGGCGCATCCTGGAATTGCTGGCGACCGGCGAGCACAGTTCTGGCGATGTCGTCGCCGTCGTGCAGCGCGAGTTCGGCATTACCCAATCGGCGGTCTCGCAGCAGCTGCGGATCCTGCGGGACGCCGGTTTCGCGTCGGTGCGCGCCGACGGTACGCGCCGCATCTATGCCGTGGAGCCGGGGCGGCTGCGCGAGGTCGACGCCTGGCTCGACCGGTTCAGGGCGTTCTGGCTGCCGCGTCTCGATGCGCTCGCGACCGAAGTCGCCC
- a CDS encoding SRPBCC family protein codes for MKIDPVAYVGAVVREVAVRDHDGKPARAVIATRSYDTDIADLWDALTNPERIPRWFLPISGDLRLGGRYQFQGQAGGEITTCEPPRRLAVTWEAMGAVSWLTVTLADDAAGGTRLELEHLSLIEGDFWDRYGPGAVGVGWDLALIGLALYVAAGPGGQFDRTTAEAWPGSEDGKDFIRRSSADWCRASIKAGTDETAARRAAATTTAFYCGEPEPGGGG; via the coding sequence ATGAAGATCGATCCTGTTGCCTATGTCGGAGCTGTTGTTCGCGAAGTCGCCGTCCGGGACCACGACGGCAAGCCGGCGCGGGCTGTCATCGCGACCCGCAGCTACGACACCGACATCGCCGATCTCTGGGACGCGCTGACCAATCCCGAGCGCATTCCGCGCTGGTTCCTGCCGATCTCGGGCGATCTGAGGTTGGGCGGCCGATATCAGTTCCAGGGCCAGGCGGGCGGGGAAATCACGACGTGTGAGCCTCCGCGCCGGCTCGCGGTGACCTGGGAGGCGATGGGCGCCGTCAGCTGGCTCACCGTGACCCTGGCCGACGATGCCGCCGGCGGCACGCGGCTCGAGCTTGAGCACCTCTCGCTGATCGAGGGCGACTTCTGGGATCGCTATGGACCCGGCGCGGTCGGTGTCGGCTGGGACCTCGCCTTGATCGGGCTTGCGCTCTATGTCGCCGCAGGCCCTGGAGGGCAGTTCGATCGGACGACCGCGGAGGCGTGGCCCGGCTCCGAGGACGGCAAGGATTTCATCCGCCGCAGCAGCGCGGACTGGTGCAGGGCCTCGATCAAGGCAGGAACCGACGAGACGGCGGCACGCCGGGCCGCGGCCACCACGACGGCGTTCTATTGCGGCGAGCCTGAGCCGGGCGGTGGAGGCTAG
- a CDS encoding DUF1330 domain-containing protein, with amino-acid sequence MKTRYTVALSMLAGVAVGGLAIQGLHAQAKPPVYVIAEIDISNADAYAKEFLPLVQANLGKALATGKPVTISGEPAKSRVTVRLYDSMEAAKAAYDLPAYKEARKIGDKYATFHIFAVEGSLK; translated from the coding sequence ATGAAAACCCGCTACACAGTGGCATTATCGATGCTCGCAGGCGTTGCGGTCGGTGGGCTCGCAATTCAAGGCCTTCACGCGCAAGCCAAGCCGCCTGTCTACGTTATCGCGGAAATCGACATTTCGAACGCCGACGCCTACGCGAAGGAGTTTCTACCGCTCGTTCAGGCGAATCTCGGCAAGGCGCTTGCCACGGGAAAGCCGGTTACCATCAGCGGAGAACCAGCGAAGTCGCGCGTTACTGTGCGGCTCTACGATAGTATGGAAGCAGCTAAGGCGGCTTACGATTTGCCAGCGTACAAGGAAGCTCGCAAGATTGGAGACAAGTACGCCACATTCCACATTTTCGCCGTCGAGGGCTCGCTGAAATAG